One Glycine max cultivar Williams 82 chromosome 8, Glycine_max_v4.0, whole genome shotgun sequence genomic window, gaaaacaGTGATTACTACTTGTTCAATCAACCTGAAATTCCACCTCTAAAGCTTGAAGGACACGATGATGCTTCTTCTGCTGAAGATGGAGAATCCAAAGTGTATCTTCCTGACCTTGGAAAGGGCTTGGGTTGTGTAATTCAAACAAAGGATGGAGGCTACTTGGCATCTATGAACCCTTTTGATATCGCTGTGGCTAGAAAAGATGCTCCAAAGCTAGCTATGCAGATATCAAGGCCTTTTGTGTTGGCAATGGCATCACACCAATCCTTGACAGGGTTCGAGTTGTTTCAGAAATTGGCTGACATTGGCTTTGATGAACTCAGCTCCAAGGTTTTGTCCTTAATGCCAATAGATGAAATGGTAGGCAAAACTGCAGAACAGGTTGCTTTCGAAGGCATTGCCAATGCCATCATACAAGGTAGGAACAAGGAAGGAGCAAGTTCCAGTGCTGCTAGAATAGTTTCTTACTTGAAAAGCATGGGAAGTGCCATGAGTTcaggaagaagagagagaataaCAACAGGACTTTGGAATGTTGAAGAGGAGCCACTCACAGCAGAAAAGCTTCTGGCGTTTGCCATGCAGAAGGTTGAATCCATGACAGTTGAAGCATTGAAAATTCAAGCTGACATGGCCGAGGAATTAGAAGCCCCATTTGATATTTCTGCAAAGAAAGGAGAGGCTGGGAAGGATCTTTTGGCTTCGGCTATTCCACTTGAGGAATGGATCAGAGACCAAAGCTATACTAAAACTGCTGGCGCAGGATGTTCTGATGGGGAACCTGAAAAAGTGACACTGGTATTGGTTGTCCAATTGAGGGATCCAATGAGACGCTATGAAGCAGTTGGAGGACCTGTGATGGTGCTGATTCATGTAACAAGTGCCGCTGAGACAAAGAGGAAAGAGAAAAGGTTCAAGGTAGCAAGCATGCATGTGGGGGGTTTCAAGTTGACAAGTGTCATAAAGAAGAATGCATTGGACAGTGGGAAGCAAAGACTCACTGCAATGCAATGGTTGGTTGCATATGGTTTGGGAAAGGCAGGGAACAAGAAAGGGAAGCAAACATTGGCAAAGGGACAACAGCAAGACCTGTTGTGGAGCATTTCATCACGAATAGTTGCTGACATGTGGCTCAAAACCATGAGAAATCCAGATATCAATCTTGGAAAGTAGTAGTAATTAGCACCTCCATTCTATTGTTAGTTAATTATGCCGAGGAAGTAGTCTTGCATTCATGTCCTAGTCAAAGATTCTTGTTtacaacacacacacacctaAGCCACTGCAGCTACCTATACCATTTGAGAAGATTTATGAATACAACAAGAATTGTGTAAATGTCGTGCcatgattagtttttttttttttttgtaaaagccAATAAAATTTCTGAGTCGTATATAGGACATATGGTATTTCAACGATAAAGGGGTAGATTAGCTCTACAAGGTCCCATCAACctcatttccatttttttatctttgtttttattttcgtcCTGTCTGCATATTTGTTGATTTGGTTGGACGATAAATCTTATCAAtacattgttttattattattattattattgtgtaaaTTTACCTTTGGtcacatcattaattaataaaacttgcataaaaaaattcaaaaatcgaTATTTGTTAGAATTCCTCTCCTTAATTGGTGAAGTACATAAACAAGTAATAAATAGTCGTCGAGAGAAATATCCTTTCATTCCCTGTAAATAGGAAAAGTTGTGAAGTGCTGAAGAATTAGAATCTATAGATTATTGGTATGATTCATAAAATGTTGATCAAAGTTTGTTCAAACATGAATCGACTTGTACCAAAATGTATGAATTATGTGCAAAACTTGATTTAAAGACTCCTAGGAACAAAGCTcatctcataaaaaatattggtgAAATTGGATAATCAGATGGTCAGAACATAATCAAGCATCTAAACACCTTCAAGGAAATTATAAATCAATTGACAAAAGTATAAATGAAAATTGATGATGAATTGCAAACTCTTTTATTCCTCGTTTCTTTGATTGAGAGCCGGAACACATTGGTTGTCTGTACATAAAGATCCTATGCATCAGAAAGAATAAATCCAATCATCCATGCTACTGTCTTCTTTAACAAGAAAAGGTTTGACGACCATGATAAAATAGGAAAAGTCAGGATGACCTCCACAATAGTAGAATTATCGTGAAACACAAACTTCAATTTGAATTGCATATTTAAGTTACTGGAATTTATGCAAACAAGTGCAAATATGTTTACCACCAACTGAACTTAAATGTTTACATATATACATGTATCTTTCCATCAAAAGTCAGAAGTAGAAAAGGAACGAAAGTTAAAAACAATCAGTTATTGACACGACGGCACCGACACCAAAATGCAGTTCCTCCACTCCGGCCTCGAGCAACAGCTATTTCCTCATCAACATAAAACCAGATGAAGAAAGGATCCTTGGTACTTGGTTCCTTGTCTTCCTTTTTCCCTAGACTGATCTCTAGAGGTTGCAAAGGTCCAACTTTTATTCGAATGTTCTCAAAAACGAAAGCCAGTATTCTCTTTTTAAATGAAAGTCTGCCTTCAAATGTTAACTGTCCAATGGGTCCAAGATATACTCCATTTTCGATCCTCTTTGCCTAATAATTCATCAGCGTAACTTAACATTCCAACTTAGACAGAAGCGCCAAGTTTTTATTCAAAGACATTGAAGACATCGATTTGGCTTATGGAAAATTTACAAATAACGAAACAAACAACTGGAATACAACTTTGCCTGCATGAGAAGGCCCAAGGAGACAATCAAAAAGCAATTTCAGAGAGACCATTAACTCGCACATTTGCAATAGTCTTTCCTGAATGAAGTGGATATGCCCAGGGTCCTCATAGATAATATCTGAGGTCTGATTTCCCTGACTTCATTTAAGTGGCTAAGAAGAAACAGAGCAACAGttgattttcagtttttttccCAAAGACTGTGTTTGACTAGTTATTTCAGCTAGAATATTTGACAAGCTTATAAATTTGTTTGACTGAAATAGAGATGTTTGATAACTAAGCTTATCTCACTATTTTCTAGCATTTTTTCAGACAGTActgatcttataattttataaaattccattaatattacattatttattttattctttactcTATTTACacttcatgttattttttaatcaaatgttTGATCTTTAAACAAGCAGTAATgagttcaaaaattaaaattatgattacctgaacatgtattttttgtctacaaaaagtatataaataaaaaatcatataagtaTGTACTTTTaactcattttatattttataaactagTTCAACTGTTGATTTCACTAAACACTTTTAATTCAAGAAGTTAGTTCAAAAACATTCAACTTTTAGCTAATAGCTTTgtactaaaaattatatttttaactttcaactaatttatcaactatttttGCTAAACATAGCCAAAATCTTCACAACCATAGATTGAAGATGATAAAAGTAGGGTATGCAATCAATTAGCTATTAAGATGAAATAGCCTAAAACTATTTATAACACCCTGATTTTTTCTATATGTATAACTAGTATTTTAACATGTGTAATGCAAAGTTAACAGTTCTCTCTCTTCTTCATAAATtgagtttaaaagaaaaaattgaattaggTCCAAAACTGAGATAGAGGATGAGAATTGGTTCCTCTACAAAGGATGCAATTCAAGAATGTCTTCACCCCAGGTGACTTGTATATGAATTTTAAGAGCTAAGAAACCAAATGGTGTAATGATTCAcatcataatatatttaaaaacttaGAAAGATAATAGAAACATACTTGACATCAGAATATCAGAtacaaactaattttaaaagtcaGCAATGAACACCGAATGTTGGTAAGGGAATAAGTTAATGGACAACAGAACAATACAATAATGGCTAAAGAAGCAGCTTGTCCACCAACTGCATAAGAAAAGTCAAATCACAAGACTTAGGATTAAGTTCTAGAAAGTGTTGGAAAATGGCAACAAGACCATCAAAACAACCTTTATTCTTTGGCACATTTTCTTAACATCCCTCAAAATGTTTCTTGTGTCATGATCTCCCTTGCTTTTCCAGCTAGAAACAACTTCAGTTCAAAACTCAATAATGCATGAGAAATGCTAGCAACACACTCTCTTAAACACAATCCTTATTATTGGccgaaatttattgaaaatcacaaaCTTGTTTGGATCTAACACCTTATTTAATGAACCTTACtcgtaattttgtatttttcaataaattttaactaataatagaaAGTGTGTTAGAAAAAGTGTATTAGAGATTGTATTGCTAACAATCCTCAAAACACAAAAGATAAAAGGTAACTTAATATTTTAACTACAAACACTGGACAAGTATGCATCAAAATCAAGAATGAAATATACATAGAACCATGGGAAAGAGACTTACAGCAGCATCAAACCTCTGAACAGCTGTGAGAGGAAAATATCGACCACCTTTCAATTGTTtctaaaattcagcacaagcaGAAATTGCTAAGTGTAGATACAAcgaccatttaaaaaaaaaaaaaagaaacagaatAATAGCCAAAAGAAGAGCTTCCAAAAATAGATGTTAACCTCAGCAGTAAAAATTAGCATCCAGGTCCTCCCTGGGGATTCCTTTCCACCAAGGGTCTCAAAAAAGGCAGAAGGATCAACTTTTGCTTTCTCAATGATAGACAGTGCAGAAAGAATATCCTCTGCTGCTACCTTTCTTGTCTTAGCTGCATCTTTTAACACTTTCACACTTTCATCTACATCCTAAGCAAATATTGACATTAAAAATTGAAACCAAACACGCATTAAAAAGGACTTTTCAACATTATCTAAGAAACCAAACAAAGCTTGAAGCATTAATGGGAATTGGGAACCCCAAAGGATAAGATGGTACCTTTTTGGCTTTGTCATTCTCAACAAGTGGGGTTGAGGAAAGTTGGTCTGTTTCAACATCATCAAGGGTTGCTCTGGTCCTTGTTCTTTCTCTGGGAAATTtaacgttgttgttgttgtagagTTTTGTTCCTCCGAGAGGAATGGCATTCAGAGGCTTAAATTGTGGTGATGAATTTGGGAAACACAAACGGAAGGAAGAAGCGTACAACGTATGAATTGAGCTCATTGCCATTTACAAATGAAgctgtaataataataatatatcttacacttttgtgcctttttttatttttttatataagcttGGAGCATATTTTCGTGGCCATATGTATTTATTGTCTTTATTCTCGTGTTCTTTATGTATGTGGTCCTTAAATTTCTATGTTCATCATAATTAATGCCACTGGAGCGCGCTGATCAAGCCACTTCTTAAcaccataatttttttctagtaaGTATAAGTATGATAATATGAAAAAtgagatttatttaaaatattaatgttttatatttaattgtattaattaattttttaaagtttaaatagtaaaattaatataaatataattaagaaattggcagatttaattattattcaaaaaaatgtttttttctcattaaaataaaacaatttgaattggTAGTTGAAtggagtaaaaataaattataattaaaataatatctatCATTATTTAAACTTGTATTTGCACTTTTAACTTAAGGAAAATAAATGTATGTCAAAAATGAAAACTGTGCTGCAAATTTGGACTTCTTATCCATGAAATGAAGTGTGTGAGaagctaaaaaaattgtttagccTAGagtagaaattaatttattcaaaataataataaaataatttcactaATTAAGGTGACTCCTGAAATTACCAAATATTTTTACTTGGCAAATTTTAAGACACTCTTCAAAACagacataaattaaatatgactCCTAAGataattctaatttattttaacagacGCTTCTTCAAGacctataattttatttagaaagaCATTAAAGACTTTTAGAGTTTAAATTGTGGttgtaaaaaatttacactatcAATTTATCGAAAAGTATAACTGATTTGActtaattattgtataatttaaaaacttatcatATGTGTAAGATTGAATTATGGTGTAAAAACCTTATACAATCTATAATCTTATTGTATAATGTTTtctcaaatttgaaaatgtttGATACTTAGGAAAAAGAATTGTTAAGTAGCAAAACTGCACCACAAACCAATTGCAACTAGCACTGGGTTTTTACgcctaaacaattttttttatcatagctACCGAACTCCTAATACCATTTATCCCCGAACACTTAATTCATTTCATGCTTTCACATATAATTGTTTTGTATCatatttttagagaaacaatgTGATATTGTTATGATTAAAAGATAGACCGTAAAAACGAACCCTTTCTAAACCAAACATTCCCGAACAGTCCACTCTATTTTATggctttttttaaaatgaaacttcTCCCAATTTAAGTTCGTGGCGTCTATCAACTTATCTTATGAAAGATCCGACAACCTATTGTATGTCAGGAGAAGTAACTCGGCCTTTACAAGGCTCGATTTCGACACAAGTGCATCCTCAACATAAGTTGTCTGTCTtgacaaataaatttattataaaatcataaacatGGACCCGTAATCCCAACTTGCAAATTTCCAGTTCAACAAAATTCCATCACGTTTACTAGGCAACATGAATCATTAAAACAAATCACAATATCACTATCAAAACTAAATATGCTAGTCAACTGCGACTAGGACACTTGCTTAACCGCTGTTGGGCTAATAGTCATCAGATTCCACAGCTAATAAGACAGATTGATTTAAAACCatctattttcaaattatatctCAAGAGTAGCACGGTTGGAAGCAGCCAACCGCAAAATACTGAAGCATCCAAGCCTTGTAAGGCCGTATACAAGTACATCATGGGCACCAGCGGCAACAAATAACTCTTCACTGAATACCACCCCaagtaaaagcaaaataaataccGAAATGAATATATGGTAAACTTGATGCTGTCAATTATGCCTCAAAGCTGCCACTCCATTAATTTGGGCAGGAATTCCCGTCCTGTCCACAAAAACAACTGTCACAATCTCGATATCACTGttaactttaaaaaacaaaGGCAACGACCAAAAATGAAAACTGCCTGTTAGCAACATGTTTGATTTGTAAACACCAGAATATATGTAGACATAATGTTTGAAACATAATGCAAAATATCTGAAATTTTCAGTTCAGCCCTTTGCAAGTCAGTTTCCAAATCAAAATTCcactttaatttctaaaaagacTAGAGATAACTGCcaagttaaaaaaacaaaaaataaacagaaataTCAGGGTAATCAAGTCATATATGCCAGAGCGGCAACAAATATGAAAAGTTAAAAAGTATTACAAAGTTGACCATGAAAAGCAAGAGCAGCTTAACAAGAAGCAATAATGCATATGAATTACTCATTACCTCAAGTCAAAATTGTTACAAATTCACAGACCAGTGACTTTTCCCACAGCAACAGTTTTTCCTGTAATATAGAGTAAACCATacagtttaaaatttaaacatatattaatatCAGAAACATATTCACAAGACAGATTTCCCAACTCTTACCTTCAGTGCGAAGAGTGAACCTCCCAAGTTGGGGAAAATCAGAGAACTTCTCAATGCAAATAGAGTTATTAACCTGTAAGTACATTTCCAATACAAAATGAAATACACTGGAATATATGGGGGGAAAAGCAAACTACCATCAATAATAAACTGATCTCTCTATTTGAGACTTTAAGAATcagttaaaaaaacatttcataGCCCTAGGAAACCCATATACAGCAACACAATAAGGGCAGTCCAGCACCATAAAGCTCCTGCCATGTGCAGGACAGGGTCAACCACCATGTAGATCATTAGAATTTAGAACACAGCCTCACCTTGTAAGAGGCTGATTCCAACACTCAAACCTATGACCTCCTGGTCACATGATGACAACTCCAAAcatgttttttaataatgtaCAGCAATACaatatagaagataaaaaagaaagaaaaattagctTCTAGATTCACAATGCAAAATAATGCACCTGAACACGGCACATTACAACAGCACCATTCTTCACAAACAGAACTTTCTTTTTCATAGGCTTCTTTGTCTTTGTATCGATTTGCTGCAAGAGTTCAACAATCTCACATTCCTCAACCACAGAGTGGATGTGCAGAACAGCCTTGTACCCAGCAGTAAAAATAGCCTACAGATCATATATAAAGATTTAATGTCTGTCATTAATATATAGAAACTGAAGCTAGCATCCAAATGCTGAGTATGGGGAAGAAAAGACACATACATTGTCTAGCAGTTCAAGGATCACCAACTGAGCAACAAACTCAGTAACTGCTGGTATTGGATTAGCTGCAAAAGGGAAAAACCACCAGACCAATTAAAAACACCAACCAGCAAATGTGTGTAACCACATGAAAACAACACGACAATGAAAATGTAAACgatctaaatttaatttactaGATAAAACACATATTTGGTGGGACAAAGCCCTTTTTGACACCACTCTTGAATCAATTATGActaaaccaaattttaaatacttgccATAATTTGTTCATAGGTTTCAGATCCAACTAAAAACAATACAGTTAGGTTAACTTGGAAATTAAAGTTGCAACAAATAGTACATTGGTATGGCAACATCTCATACCATATTATACGGCTAAACATTTCATATCAGaatcaaataagaaatgaaACATGAGACAAAAACAAGTTTTTACACATTACACTGAAATTGTTTGGGTAATGAATTTCTATcccttttcactaaaatttctctaaaaataaataattaagaaaatatcttCCAAAATGTACTACCATAACACATATTTATGTCCGgcaaaattttaactaaatggAGGCAACAAAAAACCTTACCAACACTAGATAGAACAAACCCAGATAAAATGTCTTCATCTTCAACACCAGATAATCTAATCCGTAAATTTTCACCAGGTCCAGCACGTTTAACACGATCTTCATCAATAAAGATGGCAACAACTTTCACTTGATCCTGCAGGTTCATGTGCAGTTGTCACCATTTCAGTTCATGTTCAACAAAGAAGAATGGTGAAATAAAGACAGTTcacaataaccaaaaaaataaataatcaaccTTATTTGGCATGACCAACAAGGAATCTCCCTCACGAACACTGCCAGATTCAACTTTGCCCATAACAACAGTTCCCATGTCTTTGAATTTGTCAATAATAGGCATCCTGCACAAGTCAGAACCTCAATCATAGTAAAGAAGTTGAACttcaaacataataaaaaattataaaggacCTTGAGACGGGAACAAGATGGTCAGAAATGCAATACCTGAAAGGACCTTTGGGATCTCGCAGTGGAACTTCAATAGCGTCAAGTGCCTCAAATAAGCAAGGCCCGTTCCACCATGGACAAACACTTTTATCCACtcttgttttcatgtttgcacCCATTAGACCAGAAATTGGTAAAAACAAGACATctgtcaaataaataattagtaaaataaatttatttccacaATTCATTAAATTGgaggagatctatgcataaaaatgaaattgttgCTAAGAAGTGGTTTCCAGAAACAGGGCTTTCCATGTCCATTTTCATATGCTTTTCAAATTCTACACAATGAAGATAACTTGTATAACAGGAAAAGAATAAACTTCGCACAACCTAAAAAACCCTTGAATCTCAACTCTTCCTTAAATCAAAACAAGTTGTTCATTCCATACACTAAGGTTCAACATCCTCCTCCCATCCTTTTAGAACTTCATACCAAGGATCTCAAACCTGCTCAACATTTTGCGCAAAGAAACTACCAGTCATCTTCAACATATCCCAAGCTTTCAGCAATACATAACATTTCCCACTCTAGTAGAAAAGAACAGGCATCACAGCCCCCcaaatcacattttttattatacaaaGCATGTTCTCCACGTAAAAGCTACATAACCCACCCATCATAAATCACATTTTGTTAGGTAACCCCATTAGTAGTTAGTTATGTTAGTAATTAGTTAGTCTAAGAAATACAGGGGGTTATGTTAATGGGCCCGTTACTGATTAGTCCCAATAAGGGTGGGTTTATGTTAGCAATAGCATATAAACTAGGAAGGAGTTGAAAAGAAGGGGATCAGTTGGTACTGTGACTGTCACGACCTATCCTTGGGCCATGACCGGCGCATAGACTATGACTTTCTTAGTCTGGCCAGCCTACCCTATACAAAATAACCTATAAAAGAacacataatatatctagacaaatccatatatatatatatatatatataaatctcaTTTCATCCATTTAATATCAAGGTCTCAGGTCGCAACACAGACCCTTAATATATTATCCAAAATATCCACTAATATCAAAGTTGATTGTAAATACTAATCATCAAGCGCCTCAAAACATCATTATCATATCGATAAGAGAGAATCATTTAAGTGTCAAGATAAAGGAATTCTCTCTAAATCTATTACTACCCTGGTCCCTATAGCTGCATTATACTGGAGTTACAAACAAAACATCCATCAGATGCAATGGAGGCCTACCAAAAGATAATCAAATTCCTGGGTACGTCAGCAAATCCCAGGAAGTCATTTACTCCACTATTGTGTATCtaagcaaatgaaataaaatatgaggTAAGTCACAAGGACTTAGTGAGAACATAAAATACAAAGCGGACAAGAAAGGAGAGCACCGCATAGCACGAGTTTTTACATccatagaaatttaaaaatgacatcaaataaataactaaataaaatacactTGCTTTTAGAAATCAATActcaaagaaatataatttcagAACTACTCATAAATTGGTATTCAAGAATAAACACTTTATAATCAAACATTCATTCCACTATGTGCACATAGACCACGTTATATTTTCGTTGTGGCGAACGGTAATTATATGACTACAgggctacattatctctttgTTGTAGCAAAGGTAACATATAAATATACTATGAGTCTCTtactcataggctacattaactcttcgttgtagcaaacggAAATTATAATCATACTATGAGAATTTtactcataggctacattatctcttcgtttcCTTAGAACACTACCCATTTCCTTAGATTTTTCTATTTGATCTATTTAAGGTAAATGTTTATGACCCATTGTGTTAGATGAGTATTTTTTCTAGCACTGATTAGTTATGGGTTGTATGAAAAGGGTTAGAAACTAAGTATTAGGGATTTATTGTGGTTTCCTCAAAACCCTAGGTTTGCTAAAATTAGGGATTTTGTCTAATCCATTGTTCTATTGTTTTAAATGCTTAGATCCTGTGGAAAATACAGTGGTTGACCTTCCCAACAACAGTGGAAGACATTGATTGCGTTATTTAGGTGAGTAGTTAATCTACTTAGCGACATTTTTAAAGTTCTTTTAGGAGAAGCaattaaacttcaaaatatatatattctttgtgatcttggaaaattattttgagattttgATATTACATATAAAAGGATGGATGtggaattatttatttattttaattattgtgaaTTCATGATAATTGCagtttgctacaacgaagagatagtGTAACCCATGAGTTGATTTCTCATAGTATAATGATAATTTccgtttgctacaacgaagagataatgtagcctatgagtaAAATTCTCATAATATGATTATAATTGCTTGCTACAACtaagagataatgtagcctatgagtaACAGACTCATAGAATATTTATATGTTCCGTTCGctgcaacgaagagataatgcagCCTACGAGCTAAATGTCGTAGTCATATAATTACCGATCGCCACAACGTGGTCTATGTGCACATAGTGGAATGAATGTTTGATTATAAAGTGTTTATTCTTGAATAccagtttatgagtagttctgaaattatatttctttgagTACTGATTTCTAAAAACAagtgtattttatttagttatttatttgatgtcatttttaaatttctatggATGTAAAGACTCGTGGTATGCGATGCTCTCCTTTCTTGTCCGCTTTGTACTTTATGTTCTCACTAAGTCCTTGTGACTTACCccctattttatttcattttctgagATACACAATAGTGGAGTAAATGACTTCCTGGGATTTGATGACGTACCCAGGAATTTGATTATCTTTTGGTAGGTCTCCATTGCGTCTAATGGATGTTTTGTTTGTAACTCCAGTATAATGCAGCTATAGGGACCAAGGTAATAATAGATTTAGAGAGAATTCCTTTATCTT contains:
- the LOC100305950 gene encoding uncharacterized protein LOC100305950, with amino-acid sequence MAMSSIHTLYASSFRLCFPNSSPQFKPLNAIPLGGTKLYNNNNVKFPRERTRTRATLDDVETDQLSSTPLVENDKAKKDVDESVKVLKDAAKTRKVAAEDILSALSIIEKAKVDPSAFFETLGGKESPGRTWMLIFTAEKQLKGGRYFPLTAVQRFDAAAKRIENGVYLGPIGQLTFEGRLSFKKRILAFVFENIRIKVGPLQPLEISLGKKEDKEPSTKDPFFIWFYVDEEIAVARGRSGGTAFWCRCRRVNN